From one Rattus norvegicus strain BN/NHsdMcwi chromosome 7, GRCr8, whole genome shotgun sequence genomic stretch:
- the Phf20l1 gene encoding PHD finger protein 20-like protein 1 isoform X22 gives MSKKPPNRPGITFEIGARLEALDYLQKWYPSRIEKIDYEEGKMLVHFERWSHRYDEWIYWDSNRLRPLERPSLRKEGLKDEEDLFDFKAGEEVLARWTDCRYYPAKIEAINKEGTFTVQFYDGVIRCLKRMHIKAMPEDAKGQDWIALVKAAAAAAAKNKTGSKPRTSANSNKEKERDGGKWFKVPSKKAETSTCIVTAEIEKKEELPTSSEPFGLHIDSVPKIVFPQPESTLTNKRKNNQGNSFQAKRARLNKITGLLASKAVGVDGAEKKEDCSATAPVLEQV, from the exons gtaTCCATCACGAATTGAAAAAATTGATTATGAAGAAGGGAAGATGCTAGTTCATTTTGAGCGCTGGAGTCATCGTTATGATGAGTGGATTTATTGGGATAGCAACAGGTTGCGACCCCTTGAAAGACCTTCACTAAGAAAAGAAGGGCTAAAGGACGAGGAAGATCTTTTT GATTTTAAAGCTGGAGAAGAAGTTCTGGCTCGTTGGACAGACTGTCGCTATTACCCTGCCAAGATTGAAGCAATAAACAAAGAAG GAACATTCACAGTTCAGTTTTATGATGGCGTAATCCGTTGTTTGAAAAGAATGCACATTAAAGCCATGCCTGAGGATGCTAAGGGGCAG GACTGGATTGCTTTAGTCAAAGCAGCTGCTGCAGCTGCAGCGAAGAATAAAACAGGGTCTAAACCTCGAACCAGTGCTAACAGcaataaagagaaagagagagatgggggaaaaTGGTTCAAAGTACCTTCAAAGAAGGCAGAGACTTCCACATGTATAGTCACAGCAGAGattgagaagaaggaagagctaCCCACATCTAGTGAACCGTTTG GACTTCACATAGACAGCGTTCCAAAGATCGTCTTTCCACAGCCAGAGAGCACATTAACAAACAAGAGGAAAAATAATCAAGGCAACTCATTTCAGGCAAAGAGAGCCCGACTTAACAAGATTACTG gCTTGTTGGCATCCAAGGCAGTTGGGGTGGATGGTgctgaaaaaaaagaagactgcAGTGCAACAGCTCCAGTCCTGGAGCAGGTATGA
- the Phf20l1 gene encoding PHD finger protein 20-like protein 1 isoform X21: MSKKPPNRPGITFEIGARLEALDYLQKWYPSRIEKIDYEEGKMLVHFERWSHRYDEWIYWDSNRLRPLERPSLRKEGLKDEEDLFDFKAGEEVLARWTDCRYYPAKIEAINKEGTFTVQFYDGVIRCLKRMHIKAMPEDAKGQVKSQHPLSWCCPIDPAGSCNQSMGSEDWIALVKAAAAAAAKNKTGSKPRTSANSNKEKERDGGKWFKVPSKKAETSTCIVTAEIEKKEELPTSSEPFGLHIDSVPKIVFPQPESTLTNKRKNNQGNSFQAKRARLNKITGLLASKAVGVDGAEKKEDCSATAPVLEQV, translated from the exons gtaTCCATCACGAATTGAAAAAATTGATTATGAAGAAGGGAAGATGCTAGTTCATTTTGAGCGCTGGAGTCATCGTTATGATGAGTGGATTTATTGGGATAGCAACAGGTTGCGACCCCTTGAAAGACCTTCACTAAGAAAAGAAGGGCTAAAGGACGAGGAAGATCTTTTT GATTTTAAAGCTGGAGAAGAAGTTCTGGCTCGTTGGACAGACTGTCGCTATTACCCTGCCAAGATTGAAGCAATAAACAAAGAAG GAACATTCACAGTTCAGTTTTATGATGGCGTAATCCGTTGTTTGAAAAGAATGCACATTAAAGCCATGCCTGAGGATGCTAAGGGGCAG GTGAAATCCCAGCATCCACTAAGCTGGTGTTGTCCTATCGACCCAGCTGGATCGTGTAACCAGTCTATGGGAAGTGAG GACTGGATTGCTTTAGTCAAAGCAGCTGCTGCAGCTGCAGCGAAGAATAAAACAGGGTCTAAACCTCGAACCAGTGCTAACAGcaataaagagaaagagagagatgggggaaaaTGGTTCAAAGTACCTTCAAAGAAGGCAGAGACTTCCACATGTATAGTCACAGCAGAGattgagaagaaggaagagctaCCCACATCTAGTGAACCGTTTG GACTTCACATAGACAGCGTTCCAAAGATCGTCTTTCCACAGCCAGAGAGCACATTAACAAACAAGAGGAAAAATAATCAAGGCAACTCATTTCAGGCAAAGAGAGCCCGACTTAACAAGATTACTG gCTTGTTGGCATCCAAGGCAGTTGGGGTGGATGGTgctgaaaaaaaagaagactgcAGTGCAACAGCTCCAGTCCTGGAGCAGGTATGA
- the Phf20l1 gene encoding PHD finger protein 20-like protein 1 isoform X20: MSKKPPNRPGITFEIGARLEALDYLQKWYPSRIEKIDYEEGKMLVHFERWSHRYDEWIYWDSNRLRPLERPSLRKEGLKDEEDLFDFKAGEEVLARWTDCRYYPAKIEAINKEGTFTVQFYDGVIRCLKRMHIKAMPEDAKGQVKSQHPLSWCCPIDPAGSCNQSMGSEDWIALVKAAAAAAAKNKTGSKPRTSANSNKEKERDGGKWFKVPSKKAETSTCIVTAEIEKKEELPTSSEPFVGLHIDSVPKIVFPQPESTLTNKRKNNQGNSFQAKRARLNKITGLLASKAVGVDGAEKKEDCSATAPVLEQV, translated from the exons gtaTCCATCACGAATTGAAAAAATTGATTATGAAGAAGGGAAGATGCTAGTTCATTTTGAGCGCTGGAGTCATCGTTATGATGAGTGGATTTATTGGGATAGCAACAGGTTGCGACCCCTTGAAAGACCTTCACTAAGAAAAGAAGGGCTAAAGGACGAGGAAGATCTTTTT GATTTTAAAGCTGGAGAAGAAGTTCTGGCTCGTTGGACAGACTGTCGCTATTACCCTGCCAAGATTGAAGCAATAAACAAAGAAG GAACATTCACAGTTCAGTTTTATGATGGCGTAATCCGTTGTTTGAAAAGAATGCACATTAAAGCCATGCCTGAGGATGCTAAGGGGCAG GTGAAATCCCAGCATCCACTAAGCTGGTGTTGTCCTATCGACCCAGCTGGATCGTGTAACCAGTCTATGGGAAGTGAG GACTGGATTGCTTTAGTCAAAGCAGCTGCTGCAGCTGCAGCGAAGAATAAAACAGGGTCTAAACCTCGAACCAGTGCTAACAGcaataaagagaaagagagagatgggggaaaaTGGTTCAAAGTACCTTCAAAGAAGGCAGAGACTTCCACATGTATAGTCACAGCAGAGattgagaagaaggaagagctaCCCACATCTAGTGAACCGTTTG TAGGACTTCACATAGACAGCGTTCCAAAGATCGTCTTTCCACAGCCAGAGAGCACATTAACAAACAAGAGGAAAAATAATCAAGGCAACTCATTTCAGGCAAAGAGAGCCCGACTTAACAAGATTACTG gCTTGTTGGCATCCAAGGCAGTTGGGGTGGATGGTgctgaaaaaaaagaagactgcAGTGCAACAGCTCCAGTCCTGGAGCAGGTATGA
- the Phf20l1 gene encoding PHD finger protein 20-like protein 1 isoform X19, protein MSKKPPNRPGITFEIGARLEALDYLQKWYPSRIEKIDYEEGKMLVHFERWSHRYDEWIYWDSNRLRPLERPSLRKEGLKDEEDLFDFKAGEEVLARWTDCRYYPAKIEAINKEGTFTVQFYDGVIRCLKRMHIKAMPEDAKGQFLFQVKSQHPLSWCCPIDPAGSCNQSMGSEDWIALVKAAAAAAAKNKTGSKPRTSANSNKEKERDGGKWFKVPSKKAETSTCIVTAEIEKKEELPTSSEPFGLHIDSVPKIVFPQPESTLTNKRKNNQGNSFQAKRARLNKITGLLASKAVGVDGAEKKEDCSATAPVLEQV, encoded by the exons gtaTCCATCACGAATTGAAAAAATTGATTATGAAGAAGGGAAGATGCTAGTTCATTTTGAGCGCTGGAGTCATCGTTATGATGAGTGGATTTATTGGGATAGCAACAGGTTGCGACCCCTTGAAAGACCTTCACTAAGAAAAGAAGGGCTAAAGGACGAGGAAGATCTTTTT GATTTTAAAGCTGGAGAAGAAGTTCTGGCTCGTTGGACAGACTGTCGCTATTACCCTGCCAAGATTGAAGCAATAAACAAAGAAG GAACATTCACAGTTCAGTTTTATGATGGCGTAATCCGTTGTTTGAAAAGAATGCACATTAAAGCCATGCCTGAGGATGCTAAGGGGCAG TTTCTGTTCCAGGTGAAATCCCAGCATCCACTAAGCTGGTGTTGTCCTATCGACCCAGCTGGATCGTGTAACCAGTCTATGGGAAGTGAG GACTGGATTGCTTTAGTCAAAGCAGCTGCTGCAGCTGCAGCGAAGAATAAAACAGGGTCTAAACCTCGAACCAGTGCTAACAGcaataaagagaaagagagagatgggggaaaaTGGTTCAAAGTACCTTCAAAGAAGGCAGAGACTTCCACATGTATAGTCACAGCAGAGattgagaagaaggaagagctaCCCACATCTAGTGAACCGTTTG GACTTCACATAGACAGCGTTCCAAAGATCGTCTTTCCACAGCCAGAGAGCACATTAACAAACAAGAGGAAAAATAATCAAGGCAACTCATTTCAGGCAAAGAGAGCCCGACTTAACAAGATTACTG gCTTGTTGGCATCCAAGGCAGTTGGGGTGGATGGTgctgaaaaaaaagaagactgcAGTGCAACAGCTCCAGTCCTGGAGCAGGTATGA